TAGCCAAGGTGGGCCATGCCGGGCGGGCGTCCATAACTGATAAATTTTGCCCACCACTCTGGtgagcaaaatacatgtacactatgttgcccagcacagatttacCCTACAATAGtgcttcagcaatgatggccccgtTTCTAAACATGAATTATTTTTCTGAAccgctcgcccttggtggactgaatttgatttagagaccacCACTAGAATTGGTCTGGCTACAAAACTGAACCTAACCCTGGCAGAAGCTTACAACGATGGGAGATTAGTGAGCATCCACCTCACCAGTCCTCCCTCCGCCCCcctatttgttttaatgttgttgttttttccttcatttagaaccaattcataaaaacatgaagataaaaTCATGTAGAATGCCAACGGATTACAGAGTGGGGTTTTTAAAATCAAAGattaatgaacatttttaatagGCATGCAACTATAACTTAACCAAAAAAgtggaaattacaaaatttcaaaGATTTTGTGGAGTACGTTTTAATTTTGAACAgtaaaactgagattaaaaAAGGAGGAAATCAGCATGCCTGGCTCACAAGCTTCCGCGCTCTCTCAAGCTTTCATGAACGAGCTCACAGTTCAGGAATTATTTTTTAACAGCCTATTTGTTTataggtttattttattttaggcaaGTTCGCCCattacaaggctaaaagccactctgggtggggctacaagaagaaaatgattAAACACGAGAAAAACTCAGGAGAGCTGGaggcaggaattgatattcctcttacaACAGTCCACATTTAAGAATGGGGGAACcatccaccaggcaaggagttccattATATACATCCTTGAACCATCCATGATGCAAATTGTATTCAACAAGATCCcaactagaaaaaaaaaaaacttacgtTTCTGGTAGTATTTGGAGTCATGCGTCCACCTGAATCCAGTGCACAGACCAAAGTCAGTCAGCTTGATGTGACCATCCCGATCAATGAGCACATTATCAGGCTTGATGTCTCGATGGATGAAGCCCATCTTGTGTACACTCTCCACGGCCAGCACAAGCTCAGCAATGTAGAACTTGGCCAGGTCCTCTTGGAAGATCTCCAAGCGGATCAGAAGACTCATCAGATCCCCGCCGGGAATGTAGTCCATGACAAAGTAGAGGTTCTCCTGATCCTGGAAAGAGTAGTAGAGCTTGACGACCCACTCGTTGTCGGCTTCTGCTAGGATGTCCCTCTCCGCTTTGACATGAGCGACTTGATTCCGCTGCAGGACGTCTGCTTTACGCAGCGTCTTGATCGCATACAGCTGCCTTGTGTCAATCTTCCTCGCCAAGGCTACCTCTCCAAACGCTCCAATGCCAAGGGTTTTGATTTTCTTGAAGAGGCTTTTCTCCATTTTGGCACGCCGGAGCCTGATGTAGTTGGATTCCTTTTGGTTCAGCATGAGCCTCATTTGATCCTGTGCTTCTTCTGAGAGGCCGACCCGAGCCATTTCATTTTCAAGCTGCATACGACGGTTGAGACGTTGTCTATATGACTTCATTATATTCTCAACATGTTGTTCCATATAAAACTTGTAGGCTTGCGGCGAGTATGATTTGACACGCGATTCAAACTTGTCAATGTTTTTACCCTTGTTTTTCCTCTCCGGGACAGGCGACTCAATTTTTTGCTTTTCTTGGAGTTCATCGGAGACACCGGTGTTTCTGATTTCGCTTCCTGTGTCTGACGTGGTAGAGGTCGTGGATATTTCTGAGAGAGGAGGAGACAGGGGTCTTGGAGGGGGAGGTGATTCCGATCGGTTTGAGCTCTGAGTGCTTTGTGTGCTGAGGGTGCTAATGGTGTCAGGTGAGGGACCTCTAGGGGGCGGGAGCTGGTCAGGTCCATGAGCTGTTTGCAATACAGGCTTTGGTACAACTGTACTCCTAACGGAATGCATGACAGCAGGACCATTATAGGCACCTATGGCTAAGGCAGAGGTGGTGTTCACAGCAACAGGTTGTGGGGGAGATATTTTCCGTAGCGGAGTCTCAGATTGCGTGGGGGTGGCACCATACTGGGACTGACTGGCCCCAGACTGTGGCAATCGATACGGAGGCGGTAGCTTACCCCCTTCCTCGCCGACTCTTGATATGACGATCGTAAAGGCGGGCTTAGGTTGAGGGGGCTCTGCTGGTGGCGGGGTCGGCTGCTGCGGTTTATTCACAGCAGAACCTTGAGATGTGATTGGTCGGAAATTACTGATATCAGTACTGTATGTCTGTTTTTGGATTGACGGTGTTGGATTGGGTGTAATGCGGTGCTGGGTGCTAGCTTCGTAGCTAGGGGGTTGCTTCAGCGGTGGCTTGTTGATATTGGGCTCCTTCACGTAGATGTGGTTCTGGCCGACCAGGTTGTCGTGAGCAAGCGAGGGAGCTGGACCAACTGAGGTACTACTGTTCATTGGGCTACTGTTCATTGAGCCACTTGCTTGACTCTGTATGCCAAGCTGTTGGCGGTGGAGCGTGCTCATCTCATAGCTTGGAGGGGGTTGCGTTTTACTGATCATGGCATTTATAATGTCCTGATCAAGGAGTTGAGATTGGGTGGCGGTGCCCGCTTGcccctctggtggtaaaattacAATATGAGCTGAGCTTCGATAGTGGTCATTTGTCGGCACAGGCTGTGGTAAATGTTTCGCCGTTAGATGATCAATAACAGGTGATCTCTTGTCATAGTGATGTTGACCAACATACGATTGGCTACCTGACGGTTGCTGTGGTATCGGACTCTGTTGTGAGTACACGTGTAAACCTTGTTGGTGTTTGTCCATAGGCGAAGCTTGAGTTAGGTAGGTCTTTGCAGGCTGGTACTGAGATGAACTCGGATACCCTGCGTTATGATCGGCTAATGTGAATTGTTTACCAACGGTGTATGTCGTTGTCGTCGAGGAAGTGATGCCGTAGTAACACTGAGCGCTCTCGGTGATGGTCTGCCGGCTGTACCGATACTCGTCAGGGTTCAACGAGCTCGGCGAGGCGCTGGAGATACCCGAATCGCTGCCTGTCGAGTATCTGTTAGTGTTCACGCTACCCTTTTGGTGCATTTGTCCGTTCGTGCCTTGTGTGTGATACGTCTGGGTTTGGTCGGTGTGTGGACCTAACCGACCGATAACGACATTGCTCTGTGTATTGCCGACCGGTGTCCTTATATCGCTTTGAGTCCTGTCACTTGAAACACTCTGTCTATTTCCCATCCCTATCACCATGGGTCGGCCTAGATTATGGGCTACATAGTCTCTTGTTTGCCCCTGGGCATTGGGATTCTGGCCACCTACTAAATTCCCGGGCAAATGCCTGGTTGGTCCAACAGGGACTAAGCGATGTGTCATTTGCTGCGGCCGTCCAGACGTGTAAACAGGTTGACTTGTTTGAGTCAGCCGGTACTCCCCACTTATCGTAGGGATCGACCCTTGCCCCATGTGACCACCAACGTGATTGGACAACCCTTGTGTAGGTATGGGTGGGGGAGTCTGTCTCTCACCAATCACAACGTTCGTTGTATACTGTCTGGCACCATACTGCTGAGGTAGGCTCTTTGCATTTTCAAAGGAGTTGTTCCGAGAGACCGGGTTTGAAGTGTTTCTGGTGTAGTCCGCAACAGGTTTGAGAGCTGGGTGGTTGTAGTAGGATGTGGTGTCTGGCCGATAGATGTCTGTGCTCGGAGAACTGCCACCAGATCTATCCTCAAAGCTTGGCTTCCGATTGATTGTGGCTGATGGTGTGAGGTTGAGAAAAGAATGAggttaataacaataacaaagatgTTGTGTCCAAATGCAACACTTTGGCATATTTGTCTTCTGGCGTTATGATTcaggtttgaacaaagacaaattgactggagcgaGACTCGAACCAAAGAGCTCCAGATTAAACTGAACTATCCAGCACTATGTTGCAGTGGACCTATTAGTCAATGCCAGTCGGAAGCCATAAACCGTTAGCTGCCATATAGCCATTTAAAGCACCCAAGTTTAGAAAAACAACAGGGGGACAGGGGATCACCTGAAGGGGATGCCACTTTTGTA
Above is a window of Asterias rubens chromosome 11, eAstRub1.3, whole genome shotgun sequence DNA encoding:
- the LOC117296978 gene encoding serine/threonine-protein kinase LATS1-like isoform X2, with the translated sequence MQKGTRPRNCVTNNRQMLLEIKESLQHLHMNQEPSSNGNLGDVPRRGDVGRQKFGEHRKKLQEIRNSLGLSNGVGESGPVSGIATSTATAANRQMLQHLVNMGYEEEIAVRALKLCQNRSIEAAVDTIINRLSGFNDAGSDSQVSTAKFLANGSSRVSTATINRKPSFEDRSGGSSPSTDIYRPDTTSYYNHPALKPVADYTRNTSNPVSRNNSFENAKSLPQQYGARQYTTNVVIGERQTPPPIPTQGLSNHVGGHMGQGSIPTISGEYRLTQTSQPVYTSGRPQQMTHRLVPVGPTRHLPGNLVGGQNPNAQGQTRDYVAHNLGRPMVIGMGNRQSVSSDRTQSDIRTPVGNTQSNVVIGRLGPHTDQTQTYHTQGTNGQMHQKGSVNTNRYSTGSDSGISSASPSSLNPDEYRYSRQTITESAQCYYGITSSTTTTYTVGKQFTLADHNAGYPSSSQYQPAKTYLTQASPMDKHQQGLHVYSQQSPIPQQPSGSQSYVGQHHYDKRSPVIDHLTAKHLPQPVPTNDHYRSSAHIVILPPEGQAGTATQSQLLDQDIINAMISKTQPPPSYEMSTLHRQQLGIQSQASGSMNSSPMNSSTSVGPAPSLAHDNLVGQNHIYVKEPNINKPPLKQPPSYEASTQHRITPNPTPSIQKQTYSTDISNFRPITSQGSAVNKPQQPTPPPAEPPQPKPAFTIVISRVGEEGGKLPPPYRLPQSGASQSQYGATPTQSETPLRKISPPQPVAVNTTSALAIGAYNGPAVMHSVRSTVVPKPVLQTAHGPDQLPPPRGPSPDTISTLSTQSTQSSNRSESPPPPRPLSPPLSEISTTSTTSDTGSEIRNTGVSDELQEKQKIESPVPERKNKGKNIDKFESRVKSYSPQAYKFYMEQHVENIMKSYRQRLNRRMQLENEMARVGLSEEAQDQMRLMLNQKESNYIRLRRAKMEKSLFKKIKTLGIGAFGEVALARKIDTRQLYAIKTLRKADVLQRNQVAHVKAERDILAEADNEWVVKLYYSFQDQENLYFVMDYIPGGDLMSLLIRLEIFQEDLAKFYIAELVLAVESVHKMGFIHRDIKPDNVLIDRDGHIKLTDFGLCTGFRWTHDSKYYQKQGHSRQDSMEPSEEWGDPCHCDSPKESTNKNGEFKVGQRMKTLERRRKRQQERCKAHSLVGTPNYIAPEVLRRVGYTQKCDWWSVGVILYEMLVGQPPFHADSPAETQWKVINWPNTLHIPSQAKLSREASDLILCLCQDQETRYGADEIKHHLFFQQIDFSTNLRKTPAPYQPTIRYPTDTSNFDPVDPDRLKDSNSSGDSWDGYPYNGKNKTSSGLENGKHPEHAFFEFTFRRFFDDRGHPYPVPVEELMGGNGAKFLDLDDQHDSQESQEPVYV
- the LOC117296978 gene encoding serine/threonine-protein kinase LATS1-like isoform X1, with amino-acid sequence MQKGTRPRNCVTNNRQMLLEIKESLQHLHMNQEPSSNGNLGDVPRRGDVGRQKFGEHRKKLQEIRNSLGLSNGVGESGPVSGIATSTATAANRQMLQHLVNMGYEEEIAVRALKLCQNRSIEAAVDTIINRLSGFNDAGSDSQVSTAKFLANGSSRVSTATINRKPSFEDRSGGSSPSTDIYRPDTTSYYNHPALKPVADYTRNTSNPVSRNNSFENAKSLPQQYGARQYTTNVVIGERQTPPPIPTQGLSNHVGGHMGQGSIPTISGEYRLTQTSQPVYTSGRPQQMTHRLVPVGPTRHLPGNLVGGQNPNAQGQTRDYVAHNLGRPMVIGMGNRQSVSSDRTQSDIRTPVGNTQSNVVIGRLGPHTDQTQTYHTQGTNGQMHQKGSVNTNRYSTGSDSGISSASPSSLNPDEYRYSRQTITESAQCYYGITSSTTTTYTVGKQFTLADHNAGYPSSSQYQPAKTYLTQASPMDKHQQGLHVYSQQSPIPQQPSGSQSYVGQHHYDKRSPVIDHLTAKHLPQPVPTNDHYRSSAHIVILPPEGQAGTATQSQLLDQDIINAMISKTQPPPSYEMSTLHRQQLGIQSQASGSMNSSPMNSSTSVGPAPSLAHDNLVGQNHIYVKEPNINKPPLKQPPSYEASTQHRITPNPTPSIQKQTYSTDISNFRPITSQGSAVNKPQQPTPPPAEPPQPKPAFTIVISRVGEEGGKLPPPYRLPQSGASQSQYGATPTQSETPLRKISPPQPVAVNTTSALAIGAYNGPAVMHSVRSTVVPKPVLQTAHGPDQLPPPRGPSPDTISTLSTQSTQSSNRSESPPPPRPLSPPLSEISTTSTTSDTGSEIRNTGVSDELQEKQKIESPVPERKNKGKNIDKFESRVKSYSPQAYKFYMEQHVENIMKSYRQRLNRRMQLENEMARVGLSEEAQDQMRLMLNQKESNYIRLRRAKMEKSLFKKIKTLGIGAFGEVALARKIDTRQLYAIKTLRKADVLQRNQVAHVKAERDILAEADNEWVVKLYYSFQDQENLYFVMDYIPGGDLMSLLIRLEIFQEDLAKFYIAELVLAVESVHKMGFIHRDIKPDNVLIDRDGHIKLTDFGLCTGFRWTHDSKYYQKQGHSRQDSMEPSEEWGDPCHCDSPKESTNKNGEFKVGQRMKTLERRRKRQQERCKAHSLVGTPNYIAPEVLRRVVGYTQKCDWWSVGVILYEMLVGQPPFHADSPAETQWKVINWPNTLHIPSQAKLSREASDLILCLCQDQETRYGADEIKHHLFFQQIDFSTNLRKTPAPYQPTIRYPTDTSNFDPVDPDRLKDSNSSGDSWDGYPYNGKNKTSSGLENGKHPEHAFFEFTFRRFFDDRGHPYPVPVEELMGGNGAKFLDLDDQHDSQESQEPVYV